The Cellulosilyticum sp. I15G10I2 nucleotide sequence TTTAATGCTTTAAAGACCAGTCTTTTGGCATCTGAAATGTCGCTTGCATTTCCGCAAATGCCTATTCAGTGGAGTAATTTTAGTATAGTTATTGAGAAAGGGAAATTGATACAATCTTTCGTGAATAGTACCATTTATTCTGTAGGAAGTGTTTTGTTATGTACAGGCCTTTCAGCTATGTGCGCTTATGTTCTTTCAAGAAATAGAAATAAACTTAATAAGTTTATCTATATTTTTATAGTGCTGGGAATAGCCATGCCAATTAACTTTGTAACACTCATGAAGGTCATGCAGTCAATGCAACTTATGAACTCTACAATAGGTATCATCTTACTTTATGCAGCCGTGCAGACACCTTTTACAATTTTTCTTATTTATGGATTTATTGGAAAGATACCAGTTGATTTAGACGAAGCAGGCATTATTGATGGTTGTACACCACTGAAACTGTTTTTTAAGATTATTCTACCTCTTTTAAAACCTGTTTTAGTAACAACTATAGTTCTTACTTTTCTTAATACTTGGAATGAGTTTATAATTCCTCTCTATTTTTTGAATAGTTCAGCCAAATGGCCTATGACACTAGCAGTGTATAATTTCTTTGGAATGTACTTTAAAGACTGGAACCTCGTATCTGCAGATATTGTTCTTACAAGTTTACCTGTTATTATAGTTTATCTTCTAGGACAAAAATACATAGTTGCAGGGATGACCTCAGGAGCAGTGAAGGGTTGATATTAAAAGCGTGATAAAAAATGGATGTAAAAGGAGGGAAGAGATACCTTGTATTATAAGAGGAGACAGCAAAATGGATTTTAAACATAAAAATATTGTAATTAGAAAGGGGTAACCAAATGAAAAAAAGGTTAAAAAGAGGTGGGAGCTTCTTAATGGCAGTAATAATGCTATTAACAATGTTCCCCACAGCAGCTTTCGCGACGGAGCCGGAGATATTGGCACTGGCGGAAGTGAATGATTTGGCGAAGCTGAAAAGAGAAACGATGGTGGGCGACGCTCACCGCAGCACTAAGTCTCCCGACATTTACGTATCTCCGAACGGAGATGACACAACCGGAAACGGTTCGAAGCAAAATCCGTTCAAAAGCCTTAAGCGGGCAAAAGAAGCGGTTCGCTCCCTGCCAAAAACAGGAGATATAGTAGTGGAATTCGCCGACGGTTTTTATGAGATGACCGAAACCGTTAAATTCGGCCCGCAGGATTCCGGCAACGAAAACTGCACGATTTACTACCAGGCGGCCCCTGGCGCAAAACCCGTAATCAGCGGCGGCAAGAAGCTTACGGGTACTTGGGAGACTGCTAATGATGTGACCTGGCTTACCGGAGGTTTGACGGCCTACAAAACCACCTTGAACCGCGATGCGAAATTGCGCGCTATCTATGTTAACGGCGAACGCGCCAACATGACGGTAAAGACTGGCGTAACTCCTGTCAACAATACCGACAACATCCCAAGGTACAGCTTTTACGCCACGGGAGAAGCGCAATACAAGCACGAGGAATTTTATGTAGCCGGAGAACACGCTACAAACGAAACCGCCCATATCATTCGTAACCAGCCTTGGATATGGATGAACCGCTTGAATGTTATCGGAGGAACAAAATTACGTGCAATCGATTTGCCTCCGAACACACGAAACGCGCAGAACATAGAATTCAGCGCGAAGGTAAGCGCGAAATGGGTATGG carries:
- a CDS encoding carbohydrate ABC transporter permease, which translates into the protein MENKKIFNLISINLVAWTLSLILVAPLILILFNALKTSLLASEMSLAFPQMPIQWSNFSIVIEKGKLIQSFVNSTIYSVGSVLLCTGLSAMCAYVLSRNRNKLNKFIYIFIVLGIAMPINFVTLMKVMQSMQLMNSTIGIILLYAAVQTPFTIFLIYGFIGKIPVDLDEAGIIDGCTPLKLFFKIILPLLKPVLVTTIVLTFLNTWNEFIIPLYFLNSSAKWPMTLAVYNFFGMYFKDWNLVSADIVLTSLPVIIVYLLGQKYIVAGMTSGAVKG